In Desulfovibrio sp. UCD-KL4C, a single genomic region encodes these proteins:
- a CDS encoding DUF4198 domain-containing protein codes for MKKTLVSLFTAIVFFAAAACAYAHFGMLIPETSIVSPKKKTINMELSFAHPFELNGMNLVKPKKFSVYHDGKETDLLGTLKQNKFLDHSAFTTSYKFNRPGMYTFYMEPTPYPEPAEDNYIIHYTKTIVSAFDEGEDWKTPLGVKTEIVPLTRPWGNYAGNVFQGIVLLNGKPAPYTRVEVELYNKDSKYKAPHECMVTQEVLCDENGVFTFACPKAGWWGFAALNDADYKIKGKSVELGAILWIQMFSY; via the coding sequence ATGAAAAAAACTTTAGTATCGTTATTTACAGCAATTGTATTCTTTGCCGCTGCAGCATGTGCATATGCCCATTTCGGCATGTTAATTCCAGAAACGTCTATTGTTTCTCCTAAGAAAAAAACAATAAACATGGAACTTTCATTTGCACATCCTTTTGAATTAAACGGAATGAATCTTGTTAAACCTAAAAAATTTAGTGTTTATCATGATGGCAAAGAAACAGATCTGTTAGGTACACTGAAACAAAATAAATTTCTAGATCATAGCGCATTTACTACATCTTATAAATTTAATCGTCCCGGAATGTATACTTTTTATATGGAACCTACTCCATACCCAGAACCGGCAGAAGATAACTATATTATCCACTATACAAAAACTATTGTATCAGCTTTTGACGAAGGTGAAGACTGGAAAACACCTTTGGGTGTGAAAACTGAAATAGTCCCTCTCACCCGACCTTGGGGTAATTATGCCGGCAATGTTTTTCAGGGAATTGTTTTGCTTAACGGAAAACCTGCCCCATACACACGAGTTGAAGTTGAATTATATAACAAGGACTCAAAATACAAAGCTCCACATGAATGTATGGTAACTCAAGAAGTACTTTGCGATGAAAATGGCGTTTTTACCTTTGCTTGTCCTAAAGCAGGATGGTGGGGATTTGCAGCTTTAAATGATGCTGATTATAAAATTAAAGGTAAAAGTGTAGAACTCGGAGCAATCCTTTGGATTCAAATGTTTTCATACTAG
- a CDS encoding outer membrane beta-barrel protein gives MRILTFFIFLLTIPLTAQAWQGKVIAVDGPTTLVVLKDGQHPVKIKLSGIDPAPNVEVSKGKLECSGIALMKDVDVNEIGKDANNIILADVAIDGQGLAQKLIKAGVATGPVSPVTQPIRPDELAPTSNEMISELSGDTQSRLTAQRQYTQPETLPQSISVSSPTIRYIQVQEQPQLGFWPARQVKAVPLQVEPSHGLTENYLTDSNETTASAVSSAMKNPGDIANKDYDLAVSVKKSRTHRKKTGFFIPKKKSETFIGAALGTQYSTKSKKDVPYSSFGPSGGLSIRHFYPSGLGIGGDMLISGTSGRSGTIDASSNATNSTSYDYKSKSFNTYTFTASLLYRFYTDSKFSPYIAAQGGYSFFGYPNTDFSLSDGAPVAGGGLGFLYEFDSGFTIGSDVRYLKTFGTKSDDPDGFLNTTINLGYTFD, from the coding sequence ATGCGGATACTAACTTTTTTCATATTTTTGTTAACGATTCCATTAACTGCGCAAGCTTGGCAGGGAAAAGTTATTGCAGTTGATGGTCCGACGACTTTAGTTGTTCTTAAAGACGGTCAACATCCAGTAAAAATCAAATTATCCGGAATTGATCCAGCTCCTAACGTTGAAGTTTCCAAAGGAAAACTAGAATGCAGCGGCATTGCTTTAATGAAAGATGTAGATGTTAACGAAATAGGAAAAGACGCAAATAATATTATTTTAGCTGATGTGGCTATTGACGGTCAGGGACTTGCACAAAAACTTATCAAGGCAGGAGTTGCCACAGGTCCAGTATCACCGGTAACTCAGCCTATCAGGCCAGATGAGTTGGCTCCCACTTCAAATGAAATGATTTCAGAATTATCTGGAGACACTCAATCAAGACTCACCGCTCAAAGACAATATACACAACCAGAAACGTTGCCTCAATCCATTTCGGTAAGCTCTCCTACTATTAGATATATTCAGGTTCAAGAACAACCACAATTAGGATTCTGGCCTGCTCGTCAAGTTAAAGCTGTTCCTTTGCAGGTTGAACCATCTCATGGATTAACCGAAAATTATTTAACTGATTCTAACGAAACAACAGCTTCGGCTGTTTCGTCAGCTATGAAAAATCCTGGCGATATTGCTAATAAAGATTATGATCTTGCGGTCAGTGTAAAAAAATCAAGAACACATCGAAAGAAAACAGGGTTCTTTATTCCAAAGAAAAAGTCAGAAACTTTTATTGGAGCCGCACTTGGCACGCAATATTCTACTAAATCGAAAAAAGATGTGCCGTACTCTTCATTTGGTCCGTCAGGTGGGCTTTCCATCCGTCATTTTTATCCTTCTGGTCTTGGGATCGGCGGGGACATGTTGATTAGTGGTACTTCAGGAAGATCAGGAACTATAGACGCTTCAAGCAACGCAACAAATAGTACATCTTACGACTATAAATCTAAAAGTTTCAACACGTACACTTTTACAGCTTCTTTACTTTACAGGTTTTATACAGATTCAAAATTTTCACCTTATATTGCCGCTCAGGGAGGTTATTCTTTCTTTGGCTATCCTAATACTGATTTTAGCCTTTCAGACGGAGCTCCCGTAGCAGGTGGAGGTTTAGGATTCCTTTATGAATTTGATTCAGGTTTTACCATTGGCTCAGATGTCAGGTACTTAAAAACTTTCGGGACAAAATCCGATGACCCTGACGGATTTTTGAACACAACAATCAATTTGGGATACACATTCGACTGA
- a CDS encoding ABC transporter substrate-binding protein — protein sequence MLKRIVLFNIFFILIPCIVYSSNLVITTLDNPPQAYLEKGTPSGVLVDIVSEIVKKSGCTCTIKVVPWKRALKMVKIGTADAIFNAGYTAERNKYLFYPSCALITEKVIALRRKGSGVFLKTDFSNAKDYRVGVGRGFYYGKKVQNAIDSNMFMRVEEVPNINLNMEKLKLSRIDMFFADYLPAMNFLTSIDSKANIELVVDPTTGKPIIYGRSDTYLAFSRTHTLDGLVKKINEELVNLKKSGSYDEIIKKYIKGYIDLE from the coding sequence ATGTTAAAAAGAATTGTATTATTTAATATTTTTTTCATATTGATTCCATGTATTGTTTATTCAAGTAATCTAGTTATAACGACTCTTGATAATCCTCCTCAAGCTTATCTTGAAAAAGGTACTCCTAGTGGTGTTTTAGTTGATATTGTTTCAGAGATAGTAAAAAAATCTGGATGTACTTGTACAATTAAAGTTGTGCCTTGGAAAAGAGCTCTTAAAATGGTTAAAATTGGTACAGCAGATGCTATTTTCAACGCTGGATATACTGCTGAAAGAAATAAATATTTGTTTTATCCAAGCTGCGCTCTTATTACAGAAAAAGTTATTGCTTTGCGTCGTAAAGGGTCCGGTGTATTTTTAAAAACAGATTTTTCTAATGCAAAGGATTATAGAGTAGGTGTTGGAAGGGGATTTTATTATGGAAAGAAAGTCCAGAATGCTATTGATTCGAATATGTTCATGCGAGTCGAAGAAGTTCCCAATATTAATTTGAATATGGAAAAGCTCAAATTGAGCAGAATTGATATGTTTTTTGCCGACTATCTTCCAGCTATGAATTTTTTAACTAGTATTGATTCCAAGGCAAATATTGAATTGGTTGTCGATCCTACGACTGGCAAGCCTATAATTTACGGACGCTCTGACACTTATCTTGCTTTTTCGAGAACACATACACTGGATGGTTTGGTTAAGAAGATAAATGAGGAATTAGTCAATTTGAAAAAAAGTGGTAGCTACGACGAAATTATCAAAAAATATATTAAGGGCTATATTGATTTGGAATAA
- a CDS encoding mechanosensitive ion channel family protein, with protein MKIYWSIALLAGLLLGFFLISENNPIQENKIKLLSTDNACNLSTPRKAVRSFLYSIRNYNRDDYTGFNCLTKIVSSQEDISDDNKSEAVKKARDVLLVLENINYDIDDDIPDTIQGNQVELHFSYEGHPLEIMMKKGTGGWHFSEALFKNPKFVKLVKKLRYKYTKFTSEKMEGDTFVQSLMSPYRTFFTLKSGVDGKEYGNLETAISTLDMSRFTALEKPVYGPILAVMLYRIINSCSPIHLEELSASPDTDHAPVFMVIPDIGSITMHVVTLENGRKAWKFTPHSLQVVQTCYDKTMQELLQEGTDPFVAKQLPLHIVIDDFFQRNYPQLMVKYLNTNIYKWIALLSLFLITPLVIRIISYILNSIFSSIENKLPEGIIPPNRRKFILPIQIMIVGYSWLAMVGVLILYKDLMIFSLYGVKVIGTISAVWIIAMTTNLSCDVLTSIGGATIRATMMLIVAQIFKLAIILMGLAHIAQLFGQDSTRIFAAMGIGGLAIALAGKDTLENIFGTMLIMTTHPFAVGDWISLLGHDGTVEKVGVRSTSLRTFYNSELIIPNAKFITTPVDNLGRRKWRRYKTTIGVAYDTPAENLNGYVQGLKRLVLNHPNTRKSDFHIVVNDFGASSIDIMVYIFFKTEDWAKELIVRHEFIVDALRLAEELKINIAFPTSTVHLKRDTPVTYPEFQSDAHAINKARSYANSIREIKTED; from the coding sequence ATGAAAATTTATTGGTCTATTGCCCTATTGGCCGGACTTTTACTTGGGTTCTTTCTGATCAGCGAGAATAATCCTATACAAGAAAATAAAATAAAACTGCTTAGTACCGACAACGCCTGCAACTTATCAACACCTCGCAAAGCGGTACGGTCATTTTTATATAGTATCCGCAATTATAATCGCGATGATTATACAGGATTCAACTGCCTGACAAAGATCGTTTCCTCACAAGAAGACATATCCGATGATAACAAGTCAGAAGCTGTCAAAAAAGCACGTGATGTATTACTAGTCCTTGAAAATATAAATTATGATATCGATGATGATATCCCGGACACCATTCAGGGCAATCAAGTTGAGTTACACTTTTCCTACGAAGGACACCCCCTTGAGATTATGATGAAGAAAGGAACTGGAGGGTGGCATTTTTCTGAAGCTCTATTTAAAAATCCAAAGTTTGTGAAGTTGGTCAAAAAACTTCGGTACAAATACACAAAGTTTACTTCTGAAAAAATGGAAGGGGACACTTTTGTGCAAAGCCTCATGTCTCCCTATCGCACCTTTTTCACTCTGAAATCTGGAGTTGATGGAAAGGAGTATGGCAATCTAGAAACTGCTATAAGTACTTTAGATATGAGCAGATTCACTGCGCTTGAAAAGCCTGTATACGGCCCTATTCTAGCTGTAATGCTATATCGGATTATCAACAGCTGCTCCCCAATACATCTTGAAGAACTTTCCGCCTCTCCGGATACTGATCATGCTCCGGTGTTTATGGTCATACCAGATATAGGTTCGATAACCATGCATGTTGTGACCCTTGAAAATGGGCGTAAGGCTTGGAAGTTCACCCCGCACAGTTTGCAGGTAGTACAGACATGTTACGACAAAACCATGCAAGAACTCCTGCAGGAAGGGACTGATCCGTTTGTCGCAAAACAGCTACCGCTGCATATCGTCATCGACGATTTCTTCCAGCGCAACTACCCACAACTTATGGTCAAATACCTGAACACTAACATTTACAAATGGATAGCTCTATTATCTTTATTTCTGATCACTCCCCTAGTTATTAGGATAATTTCGTATATTTTAAATAGTATCTTTAGCTCAATTGAAAATAAACTCCCTGAAGGAATTATTCCGCCAAATCGTCGCAAATTTATTCTACCAATCCAAATTATGATTGTAGGTTACTCTTGGTTAGCTATGGTCGGAGTCCTCATCTTGTATAAGGACTTAATGATTTTTTCTCTTTACGGAGTTAAAGTTATAGGAACCATCTCAGCAGTTTGGATTATTGCCATGACCACCAATCTGTCTTGTGATGTTCTCACCTCAATCGGTGGAGCAACCATCAGAGCTACCATGATGCTTATTGTTGCCCAAATATTTAAACTGGCAATCATCCTTATGGGTCTTGCTCACATCGCTCAATTATTCGGTCAGGATTCTACAAGAATTTTTGCGGCAATGGGGATTGGCGGATTGGCAATAGCACTTGCTGGAAAAGACACTCTAGAAAACATATTCGGTACAATGCTCATCATGACCACCCACCCTTTTGCAGTTGGGGATTGGATCAGTTTACTCGGGCATGACGGAACTGTAGAAAAAGTGGGAGTTAGATCAACTTCACTCCGCACCTTTTACAATTCCGAGCTGATTATACCTAACGCTAAATTCATCACCACGCCTGTGGACAACCTAGGCCGTAGAAAATGGCGTAGATACAAAACAACCATAGGTGTGGCCTACGATACTCCTGCTGAAAACCTCAATGGCTATGTACAGGGTTTAAAACGACTGGTCTTAAACCACCCTAATACGAGGAAAAGCGATTTCCATATCGTGGTCAATGACTTCGGAGCGTCCTCCATCGACATCATGGTCTACATCTTTTTTAAAACCGAAGACTGGGCCAAGGAACTCATAGTAAGACATGAATTCATTGTTGACGCATTGCGCCTTGCTGAGGAACTCAAAATCAACATAGCATTTCCTACCTCCACGGTTCATCTGAAACGAGACACTCCAGTCACTTACCCTGAATTTCAGTCGGATGCCCATGCAATAAATAAAGCCCGAAGCTATGCCAACTCAATCAGAGAAATAAAAACGGAAGATTAA